Proteins from one Malaya genurostris strain Urasoe2022 chromosome 2, Malgen_1.1, whole genome shotgun sequence genomic window:
- the LOC131427283 gene encoding 8-oxo-dGDP phosphatase NUDT18: protein MGSVEMETNLIRVLEGQSLDELTSELCDFSLEEQNAATEAQGVKPLASSDYIPIVGKTVTYVVACVLVNENNEVLMMQEAKESCAGKWYLPAGRMEPGETIVEAGAREVLEETGLKVNITTLLAVESAGGTWFRFVLTGNVVGGDLKTPSQADQESIQAKWVGNLSELSLRANDILPIIDLARNHSRRTPKDPNWHRDILPARKPHYKNYLRIVVAIKNKNTNQVFVLLSEKTAYHFPTVEIHPGRSIHSTLKKFMIELFGADLPQHRPHGVLSVEHHTTDIQPNPTDGVCITLLVICRPSIESVSLIGKCIWHELNKELSNRLAMTVAAKNSTMLLHVVR, encoded by the coding sequence ATGGGTTCGGTTGAAATGGAAACGAATTTAATTCGAGTTTTGGAAGGGCAATCTCTCGACGAACTTACTAGTGAGTTGTGTGATTTCTCATTAGAAGAACAAAATGCTGCCACCGAAGCACAAGGTGTCAAGCCATTGGCTTCATCGGACTATATTCCGATTGTGGGTAAAACGGTGACCTACGTGGTGGCTTGTGTGCTAGTAAACGAAAATAATGAGGTGTTGATGATGCAGGAAGCGAAGGAGTCATGCGCTGGAAAGTGGTATCTCCCTGCTGGCCGAATGGAACCAGGCGAAACAATTGTTGAAGCAGGGGCACGGGAGGTTCTGGAAGAAACCGGATTGAAAGTGAATATTACAACTTTACTAGCAGTGGAATCAGCTGGCGGTACGTGGTTTCGGTTTGTGCTAACTGGAAACGTTGTGGGAGGTGATCTGAAGACCCCTTCTCAAGCTGATCAAGAATCGATTCAAGCCAAGTGGGTTGGTAATCTGAGCGAGCTTAGCCTGAGAGCGAACGATATTCTGCCCATAATTGACTTGGCACGGAACCACAGTCGGCGCACTCCCAAAGATCCCAATTGGCACCGTGACATTCTTCCGGCTAGGAAACCTCACTATAAAAACTATCTGAGGATAGTGGTTGCCATTAAGAACAAAAATACTAATCAAGTTTTTGTGCTGCTTAGTGAGAAAACTGCGTATCATTTTCCAACAGTCGAAATCCATCCCGGTCGCAGTATACATTCTACTTTGAAAAAGTtcatgattgaactgtttggtgCAGATCTACCCCAACATAGACCCCACGGGGTACTGAGCGTTGAGCACCACACCACTGATATACAACCCAACCCCACAGATGGTGTCTGTATTACCTTGCTGGTCATCTGTCGGCCATCGATCGAAAGTGTATCTCTCATTGGCAAATGCATCTGGCACGAGTTGAATAAGGAACTGAGCAATCGACTTGCGATGACCGTTGCGGCGAAGAATTCCACCATGCTGCTACATGTTGTACGATAA